From the Streptomyces sp. NBC_00654 genome, the window TCGCCCCGGACGAGGGGCACTTCGGGCAGCCTCCGGCGGAACTCCTCGGCCATCCCGTCTCCGGGCTCCACCGCCGTGACGCGGGCGCCGTGCGCGTGGAGCAGCGCGGTGCCGAGCCCGGTACCCGCGCCGATGTCCGCGACCCGGGCACCGCCCAGTCCGAAGCCGGCCAACTCCTCGACCGCGCCCAGGAGCGCGGGCGGGTACGAGGGCCTGTTCGCGCCGTAGGCGGCGGCCGCGGCGTCGAAGGAGCGCGCCTGCGAAGTCTTTGTCATACGACCATCATGGCCCGGCGCCCACGGCCCCGGCGAAGGTTCTCGGACCGGCGCGCGCCCCGGCGCCCACGGCCCTGCGGGGGCTCGCGGCAGGGCCCGGCGCGACCGCGTACGGGAAAATCCCCGCACGCCTCTGTTCCCCCCGCTTACCCGTCAGTACATTGACAACATGTCTAACACGCAGCCAGCGGCGGTCGCGTCGGAGCGGACGCCGCTCAAGGCCCGCCAGGTCTCCTTCGCCTGGGAGAAGACTCCCCTGCACTGGGTGCCGGGCGACCCGTTCACCACGCACACCATCAATGTGCTCCATCTGCTGCTCCCGGCCGGGGAACGCTGGTTCATCCATGTGTACCGGCAGATCCTTCCCTATATCCATGACGAGCGACTGCGCCAGGACGTCATCGGGTTCATCGGCCAGGAGGCCGTGCACTCGCAGGCCCACGACGAGGTACTGCCGCATCTGAAGAAGCTGGGCCTCGACCCCACCCCGTACACCGCGCAGGTCGACTGGTTCTTCGAGAAGCTGCTCGGGGACCGGACACTGCCGCCCGGCCGGGCGTCCAAGTGGTGGCTGATGGAGCGGGTCGCGACCATCGCGGCGATCGAGCACTACACCGCGTTCCTCGGCGACTGGGTCCTCAACGCCGAGGCCCTGGACCGGCGGGGCGCCGACCCGACGATGCTGGACCTGCTCCGCTGGCACGGCGCCGAGGAGGTCGAGCACCGGTCCGTCGCCTTCGAGGTGTTCATGCATGTCGACGGCGGCTACCGGCGGCGGCTGCGGACCTGGGCGACGGCGTTCTCCGCGCTGATCTTCCTGTGGCAGCGCGGCGTCCGCTTCTTCATGGCGAACGACCCGAGCCTGCTCGACGGCAAGGCCTCGTTCAAGGCGTTCCACGAGAGCGGCA encodes:
- a CDS encoding metal-dependent hydrolase, which codes for MSNTQPAAVASERTPLKARQVSFAWEKTPLHWVPGDPFTTHTINVLHLLLPAGERWFIHVYRQILPYIHDERLRQDVIGFIGQEAVHSQAHDEVLPHLKKLGLDPTPYTAQVDWFFEKLLGDRTLPPGRASKWWLMERVATIAAIEHYTAFLGDWVLNAEALDRRGADPTMLDLLRWHGAEEVEHRSVAFEVFMHVDGGYRRRLRTWATAFSALIFLWQRGVRFFMANDPSLLDGKASFKAFHESGRRGTLPSTGAILRSVPSYLSRSYHPSQEGSTAQAVDYLATSPAALAAEARTTGTR